The following are from one region of the Nicotiana tabacum cultivar K326 chromosome 3, ASM71507v2, whole genome shotgun sequence genome:
- the LOC107822374 gene encoding light-induced protein, chloroplastic, which yields MASISSLNQIPCKTLQITSQYSKPTSKISTFPITSTNFPSISVKEFTNPKPKFTAQAKNYDKDDEWGPEVEQIKPSGGGVAVAEEEPPKEPSEIELLKKQLVDSFYGTNRGLSASSETRAEIVELITKLESMNPTPAPTEALPLLNGKWILAYTSFSGLFPLLSRGTLPLVRVEEISQTIDSETFAVQNCVVFAGPLATTSITTNAKFEVKSPKRVQIKFDEGIIGTPQLTDSIELPENVEFLGQKIDLSPFKGLINSVQDTAFSVAKSISSQPPIKFPISNSNAQSWLLTTYLDDELRISRGDGGSVFVLIKEGSPLLKP from the exons ATGGCTTCCATCTCTTCTCTAAATCAAATTCCTTGCAAAACTCTGCAAATTACATCCCAATATTCAAAACCCAcctcaaaaatctcaacttttCCCATCACCTCCACAAATTTCCCATCAATTTCAGTCAAAGAATTCACAAACCCAAAACCAAAATTCACAGCACAAGCCAAGAACTACGACAAGGACGACGAGTGGGGTCCAGAAGTGGAGCAAATAAAGCCAAGTGGAGGAGGAGTAGCGGTAGCAGAGGAAGAACCACCAAAGGAGCCGAGCGAAATCGAATTGCTGAAGAAACAGTTGGTTGATTCATTTTATGGAACCAATAGGGGTTTGAGTGCTAGCAGTGAAACTCGTGCTGAGATCGTGGAACTCATCACTAAGCTTGAATCCATGAACCCAACTCCTGCTCCTACCGAGGCGTTGCCTCTTCTCAATGGCAAATGGATTCTTGC GTACACATCTTTTTCTGGTCTGTTCCCCTTGTTGTCAAGGGGCACACTGCCTCTGGTTCGCGTCGAGGAGATTTCCCAGACCATCGATTCTGAGACTTTTGCTGTTCAAAACTGTGTCGTCTTTGCTGGACCTTTAGCTACAACTTCCATTACTACCAACGCCAAATTCGAAGTCAAAAGTCCTAAGCGTGTCCAG ATTAAATTTGATGAAGGCATAATTGGAACACCCCAGTTGACGGATTCTATTGAGCTGCCTGAGAACGTCGAATTCTTGGGACAAAAAATTGATCTAAGCCCTTTCAAAGGCTTGATTAATTCAGTCCAAGACACAGCTTTTTCAGTAGCCAAGTCTATTTCCAGTCAACCACCAATTAAGTTTCCTATTTCCAACAGCAATGCACAATCTTGGCTGCTGACAACATACCTGGATGATGAGCTTAGGATTTCCAGAGGAGATGGAGGCAGTGTATTTGTGTTGATCAAGGAAGGCAGTCCCCTCTTGAAGCCTTAA